A segment of the Parasphingopyxis algicola genome:
GGAGACCGGCAAGGGCCAGGTCGTCGACGCGGCAATGACCGACGGGGCCGCGATCCTGATGAGCATGTTCTACGCCTTCCATGCGGGCGGCATGTGGAAAGCGGAGCGCGAGGCCAATCTGCTCGACGGCGGCACGCCCTGGTATCGCTGCTACGAAACGGCCGATGGCGGCCATATGGCCGTCGGCGCGATCGAGCCGCAATTCTACGCCGAGCTGCTCGCCAAACTCGAACTCGACCCGGAAGATTTCCCGCAGGGGGACAAGACGGGCTGGCCGAAGATGGCCGAGGCCTTCGCCGCGAAATTCGCAAGCCGGACGCGCGACGAATGGGCCGCCCATTTCGAGGGCAGCGACGCCTGTGTCGCGCCGGTTCTCTCGATTGCCGAGGCGCCCGCGCATCCGCATAACGCCGCGCGCCAGACCTTCGCCGAACATCGCGGCATCATGCAGCCGATGCCCGCGCCCCGTTTTTCGGAAACGCCGGCACGCATCGGCAAGGCAAGCGGGACGGTTGCCGTCGAGGATGCGCTCGGCCGCTGGGCCTAGGCCGTACCTAGCTCTCGCGCTTGAAGGTCAGTCCGGCATTGGCTTCCAGCCGTTCGATCAACGGCGCCGCCATCACGGCACCGGGCGTCAATATCCCACCCGGCGCATCCGGAACGTCGCGGACGAGGCAGATCGCGCTTTCGGCGATCATCTTCGATGTCGAGCCATATCCCGGATCCTTGTCGCCGGTCACACCCGCGGTGACCTGTTGTCCGTCATCGCCTTCGGCGACGAACAGCACATCGTAAAAGCCCGCCTCGCGTTCCTCCTTGCTCGGCCCTTCGCCGGGCTTGGGGCCATCCTCGCTACCGAGTGAATTGTCGCCGGCCACCGCTTTCGCGGCCGCTTCCCCGCTGTCGCCGGGACCGGTCAGCACCATCTCGTCGTAAACGAAATCCTCGCCATAGGGGTGCCCGAGCAGGAAGTTCGTCCGGTGCACATTGCGCGTGTTGATTGCGGCCATGATGAACGGCGCGACCCAGCTGTCGAGATCGGCTTCATAATCGACCGTGTTGCCGGGCGGCTGATCGGCGCCCTGGAAGCCCGGCGTGAGCGAGAAGGGGTTGAGCAGAAGCTTGACGATCTCGGGATCCTTGGCCGCCGCCGCCATCGTCGCCTTGAGGCTCGCTGCCGTGCCGCCGGAAAATGTGCCCTGCATCGCCCGGACCCGTCCCTTGATCCGTTTGGACGGTTCGCCGAACTCCTCTTTCGCCGCCTGCTGGAGGAACCAGACGCCGAGATCGAAGGGAATCGAATCGAAACCGCAGGAAAAAACGATGCGCGCCCCGCTCTCCTTCGCCTGATCGCCATAGCGATCGATCATCTGCCGCATCCAGGCAGGCTCGCCGCACAGATCCACATAATCGGTCCCCGCGGCGGCGCAGGCCGCAACCAGCGGCTCGCCATAGAGTTGATAGGGGCCGACGGTCGTCGCGACACATTGGGTGTGCGCGACCATATCGGCGATGGATTGGGTATCGTCCGCATCCGCCACGACGAGCGGCGTATCGGCGGGCGCGCCAATCTCATCACGTACTGCGGCCAGCTTGTCCGCACTGCGCCCGGCCATCGCCCAGCGCAGGTCTCCTGCATAATTCTGCACCAGATATTCGGCCACCAGCCGCCCGGTATAACCAGTCGCGCCGTAAATGATGACTTCGAATTCGCGGGTATCTGTCATGGCAATTCTCCAAAAAACGCGGCTCTGGAAAGGGCCGCGAACGGATGGTCAGGTCGCAATCATGTTTGACGTCTAAACGCACGAAAAAGGGCGCCGCGTCAAACGCAGCGCCCGATTTCCTATGAGTCCCCGCGCCTAGAAGCGGATGCCGGCGGCAAGGCCGTAGCGGCGGGGTTCCAGAGTGAAGATGTTGGTGAACAAGCCCGACGACGGATCGGTCACATATTGGCCGGTGATTGCGTCATTATCGAAGATGTTCTGAACAAACGCCCGGACGAACCAGCGGTCGTCGACGCCGTTCAGCTGGATCTGCGCATTAGCGATATCATAGGACGGAATATTGTCGATCGGCTGGTTAAACGTCCGCGACCATTGATCGCCGGTGAAGGCATAATCGGCACGGAGGACGACATTCATCCCGTTATTGAACTCATGGGTATACTGACCGCCGATTGAAAATTTCCAGTTCGGCGCCTGTGGCAGTTCGTTGCCCGTAACGTCGACTGGGGAGCCTTCGGCAATAGTGAACGTGCCGAGCGCGTTGAACGCTCCGCTCGCAGCTGCATTCGCCAGCGCAGCACACGAAGAGAATGCACCCGTGGTAGTTGTACCAGGAATGGGCACTGTCGGCTGCAAACCGCCAAATATGCCGTCCGGAGCACCATTCGGATCGCTCCCGTCCGAAATATCGTTGATGGTATTCACGAGCGCATTCGCGCCAGCGGCATTGCCGATTTGATCGGGAATTACGGCGCAGTTCGAGGCGTTATCGAGATTTTTGATGATCACGACATCGTTACGGCCGCCCGACGGATCGCGTGTGTCGATGATCTGGAGGTCGCCGACGCTCGTGTTGAGATAGCTGGCCGTGAAGTTGAAGAGCCAAGCGGGATCCGGAGAAACGACCGCCTCAAGCTCGACGCCCCAGACTTCCGCACTGGTATTGGTGTTCACCGAGGTGCGCGCCAGAATGCGGCTCAACTGGAGATCCTGATAATCGTAGTAGAAGATCGCGCCGTTGAGTTGAACAGCTCCATTGGCGAGCGTGTTCTTGGACCCAATCTCGAACGCATTGAGAATTTCCGGCTGGAACGTGATCGGCACGCTCGGAAATTCGGTCCGGTTGATCGGCGGATTGATACCGCCCGACTTGTAGCCGCGCGACCAGGAGGCGTAGAGAAGATTGTCCGGCGACCATTGCCAGTCCAGCACGATACGGCCGGTTACCTCGTCGAAAGACGCGCTTTCTTCGGCATAGGGTTGTACGCCGGCGATGTTAGGATCGAAGTCGAATTCCCCGAAATTGCCGCCCGCGTTCATGAAGCCGAATACGTCGGTCGTACCGATCGGCACCAGCCCCACGAAAAGCGGCGAACGCGCCCTTACGAACTTTTCGTCGTTCGAATAGCGGATGCCGCCGGTCAGCCGCAGATCGTCGGTGATGTCGATATATATCTCGCCGAACAAACCGTAGCTTTCGAGCGTAAACAGCTCGGTTTCGCTGTTGAACATCGTCGGGCCAAGCGAGTTCACACCTGCCAAACCGCCCGCGCCCGCACTGGAGAGCGCGCCCAGCACGCCGCCCGCATAGTCGAGACCGAAAGCGTTTACGAAATAGTCGCCGCCGCGGTTGCGATGGTTGAAATAGATGCCGCCGATCAGGAAGTTGAACGCACCGTCCAAATCGGACGTCAAAATCGCCTCGATCGAATATTGGCGCGCATCGCTGGTCGACCGGTCAAACTCGATGCTGCGATTGGCGCAGCCAAAGGCGTTGCCGCCGAAGACGCCGGCATAAGTGAGGTCAGCCTCGGATGTACAGGCAACGCCGGCGGCGCCATTGGGCAGCAGTGCATTGAAAACCGGTGCGAAAAAGGGCGCTGTCGACGCCCCCGGAGCGGAAAGCGCGGCCAGGGTCGCGAACGCGTTCCGTGCCTGGGCACCGAATACCGGCGCAGCGGTCAAATTGTAATCGCTGCGCGTGTCAATCGACGTTTCCTGCCAGCCACCGGTAAGCTGTATGGCCACCGGGCCGAAGTCATGGTCGATCTGCCCCATGACGTACCATTCGTCTGCGAAATAGGTCGGCGTGAAATCGATATTCACGGTACGCACGTCCGCCGGAACCGTAACCCCGGCATACTGGTCCGGTCCGTACAGGCTCGTCAGGCCGAGCGGCGCAAACGCCGCACCGCCTGCGCCGGCCAATACCTCGGCCGATGCGAAGATCGATGCGAGCGTCGCATTGGCGTTGACCGGCTCGTTCTGGAGCTGGGTCGGCAGACAGCCGAGTACGCCGGTGGGATCGCGGTCGCAAAGCTGCTTCTGGATACGCGAGCGGTTGTCGTCTTCCTCGAAATAATAGCCGATGATATCGATCGTCGTATCCGGGCCCGGCTCGATCCGCAGCGATCCGCGAATGGCGTAGAGTTCGCGGTCATCGATATCCGAACCGTCGAACAGGTTGGTCGTATATCCGTCCCGCTGCACATAAGTGCCGGCAACACGAATGCCCGCCCAATCGGCGAGCGGTATGTTGACCATGCCCTCGGCCCGGAGCGCATTGAAATTGCCATATTCGAATTCCGCCCTGGCGGAAAAGCCGCTGAGGTCGGGGCGCGCGGTGATCGTGTTCAACACGCCGCTCGTCGCGTTGCGGCCGTACAGCGTGCCCTGCGGACCGCGCAGCACCTCGATCCGCTCCAGATCGAAATATTCGGTTTCGAAAAGGCGCGTGGCGAGCACCGGCATGCCGTTGATGTGAATGCCGAGCGCGCTATCGCAGGAGAAACCGACGCACAGATTGCCCACACCGCGAATGGCGAGACTGGATCCCGTGAAGTTACCCTTCGAGAAGGTGATGTTCGGGAGAGAGAGCTGGAGATCGCTGACATTTTCGATCTGTTGGCTTTCCAGCGCTGCGGAATCGAAGGCAGACACCGCGATCGGCACTTCCTGAAGCGTCTGCGCCTGGCGCTGGGCGGTCACGATGATCGGCGCGTTGGCTGATCCCAGACCCTGAAGCGCGCTATCGTCATCGGCCTGCGCCATCGCGGGCGTCACGATCCCCGCACCGAGCGCAGTCGCAATCAACAACTCAATCTTTTTCACGGCATTCTCTCCCCATTTATCCGCCGGTTTTCCGGCTTTATTTCGGCACGGCTTTCGCCAATCCCGGACGATCGGAAAGTGTGCCGTTGGGGAGATGCATATCGACGATGGCGGAATCGACCGCCAGCCGCATCATTATTTGCCCCGAGGGCATCTTCTCCGACATTTTATTTTTTTCGAAGGCTAAGCCGCGCCGGAATCTGCGTCAACTGCAATTGACGTTAAGGGAACGCATATCCAAAGCCATGTGCAAGCCTGCAACAGTCCGGCTTTCCGCCGAACTCTCGATTTCCCTTACGTCAAGCTGGCGTTAACCCATCTCGGCGGCGATCTTTTCGGCAATCATGATCACCGGAGCATTCGTGTTGCCGCCGATCAATGTCGGCATGACCGAAGCGTCGATCACGCGCAGACCGTCCATCCCGCGCATTTTCAGCGAACCATCGAGCGGCGAGTCGCTATCCGCACCCATCCGGACCGTACCGACCGGATGATAGATGGTTTCAGCGGCTTCCCGGATATGGCGATCGATATCGTCATCGGTCGTGATGTCCTCGCCCGGAACCAGTTCCGGCCCGCGCAGGGGATCGAGCGCGGCCTGGCGGCATATGGCGCGCATCATCTTCACCGACTGGCGCATCACCCGCTTGTCCTCGTCGCTGTCGAGATAATTGGGATCGATCCGCGGCGCCGCGAACGGATCGGCGGACTTGAGACCGATCTCGCCGCGGCTCTCGGGCCGCAACTGACAGGCATGGACGGTAAAGCCGTCCCTCTTCACTTCCTGGAACCCGTGTTCGATCATGATGGCGTTGACGAGGTGCAGCTGGATATCGGGCCGGTCCAGCCCTTCGCGGGACTTCAGGAACGCGCCCGTCTGCAGGAAATTGTCGGTGCCTGCGCCCTTGCGCCGGGCGAGAAAATCGAGCGCCACGACCAGTTTTTTGAGGCCCGCCTGCTTGGAATGGGCGGACAGCTTCTGCGTCATCTCGTGCACCACAACGACATCGAGATGATCCTGCAGATTCTTGCCGACCTGCGGCGATGCATGGGTCACCTCGATACCCTGCGCCTTCAGATCTTCCGGATCGCCGATCCCGGAAAGCATCAACAGCTGGGGAGACTGGACCGTTCCGGCGCAGACGATGATCTCGCGCCGCGCCTTGATAATCCGTTTCTCCCTGCCCTTTCCGGAAACGGCCTCGACGCCCGTCGCCCGCTTGTCTTCGACCAGTATCTTTGTGACGAGGCCGGTCGACAGAATGGCGAGATTGTCGCGCTTGCCGGCGATCGGATGGAGATAGGCGCGGGCCGCGCTGAACCGCTCGCCATCGGCTATCGTCCGCTGATAGGGGCCCAGCCCCTCCTGCTGGTCGCCGTTGAAATCGTCGGTCGTCGGATAGCCGGCCGCAACACCCGCTTCGACGAACTGGCTGTATACGGCATCTTCCATCCGGCTGTTGGTGACGCCCAGCGGCCCTTCGCGCCCATGATATTCGTCATCGCCCTCGTCATAGCGTTCGGACTTTTTGAAATAGGGCAGCACATCGTCATAGCCCCAGCCTGCAAGGCCCGTCTGCCGCCACTGGTCATAATCGCGGGCATGGCCGCGAATATAGATCATGCCGTTGATGCTCGACGATCCACCCCAGCCCTTGCCGCGCGGCCAGTAGAGCTTGCGGTTGTTCAGATGCTTTTGCGGTTCGGTCCAGAAGAACCAATTCTGCGGATTGGGCTT
Coding sequences within it:
- a CDS encoding CaiB/BaiF CoA transferase family protein, with protein sequence MSTAETGPLAGCRIVEFDAIGPVPLAGMILADMGADIVRIGRPGSAAMADMPGNVVLQRGRQTVELNLKDDAQRDRAMDLIAKADAVLEGQRPGVMERLGLGPEHCHARNARLVYGRMTGWGQDGPLAQSAGHDIGYIAITGALGSIGRKDAPPPPPLNLVGDYGGGTMFLIAGVLAGILSARETGKGQVVDAAMTDGAAILMSMFYAFHAGGMWKAEREANLLDGGTPWYRCYETADGGHMAVGAIEPQFYAELLAKLELDPEDFPQGDKTGWPKMAEAFAAKFASRTRDEWAAHFEGSDACVAPVLSIAEAPAHPHNAARQTFAEHRGIMQPMPAPRFSETPARIGKASGTVAVEDALGRWA
- a CDS encoding saccharopine dehydrogenase family protein encodes the protein MTDTREFEVIIYGATGYTGRLVAEYLVQNYAGDLRWAMAGRSADKLAAVRDEIGAPADTPLVVADADDTQSIADMVAHTQCVATTVGPYQLYGEPLVAACAAAGTDYVDLCGEPAWMRQMIDRYGDQAKESGARIVFSCGFDSIPFDLGVWFLQQAAKEEFGEPSKRIKGRVRAMQGTFSGGTAASLKATMAAAAKDPEIVKLLLNPFSLTPGFQGADQPPGNTVDYEADLDSWVAPFIMAAINTRNVHRTNFLLGHPYGEDFVYDEMVLTGPGDSGEAAAKAVAGDNSLGSEDGPKPGEGPSKEEREAGFYDVLFVAEGDDGQQVTAGVTGDKDPGYGSTSKMIAESAICLVRDVPDAPGGILTPGAVMAAPLIERLEANAGLTFKRES
- a CDS encoding TonB-dependent receptor; translation: MKKIELLIATALGAGIVTPAMAQADDDSALQGLGSANAPIIVTAQRQAQTLQEVPIAVSAFDSAALESQQIENVSDLQLSLPNITFSKGNFTGSSLAIRGVGNLCVGFSCDSALGIHINGMPVLATRLFETEYFDLERIEVLRGPQGTLYGRNATSGVLNTITARPDLSGFSARAEFEYGNFNALRAEGMVNIPLADWAGIRVAGTYVQRDGYTTNLFDGSDIDDRELYAIRGSLRIEPGPDTTIDIIGYYFEEDDNRSRIQKQLCDRDPTGVLGCLPTQLQNEPVNANATLASIFASAEVLAGAGGAAFAPLGLTSLYGPDQYAGVTVPADVRTVNIDFTPTYFADEWYVMGQIDHDFGPVAIQLTGGWQETSIDTRSDYNLTAAPVFGAQARNAFATLAALSAPGASTAPFFAPVFNALLPNGAAGVACTSEADLTYAGVFGGNAFGCANRSIEFDRSTSDARQYSIEAILTSDLDGAFNFLIGGIYFNHRNRGGDYFVNAFGLDYAGGVLGALSSAGAGGLAGVNSLGPTMFNSETELFTLESYGLFGEIYIDITDDLRLTGGIRYSNDEKFVRARSPLFVGLVPIGTTDVFGFMNAGGNFGEFDFDPNIAGVQPYAEESASFDEVTGRIVLDWQWSPDNLLYASWSRGYKSGGINPPINRTEFPSVPITFQPEILNAFEIGSKNTLANGAVQLNGAIFYYDYQDLQLSRILARTSVNTNTSAEVWGVELEAVVSPDPAWLFNFTASYLNTSVGDLQIIDTRDPSGGRNDVVIIKNLDNASNCAVIPDQIGNAAGANALVNTINDISDGSDPNGAPDGIFGGLQPTVPIPGTTTTGAFSSCAALANAAASGAFNALGTFTIAEGSPVDVTGNELPQAPNWKFSIGGQYTHEFNNGMNVVLRADYAFTGDQWSRTFNQPIDNIPSYDIANAQIQLNGVDDRWFVRAFVQNIFDNDAITGQYVTDPSSGLFTNIFTLEPRRYGLAAGIRF
- a CDS encoding choline dehydrogenase, coding for MAAETTEFDYVIVGAGSAGCVMANRLSADPSVSVCLIEAGKEDTSLLVKMPAGVGALLKKPNPQNWFFWTEPQKHLNNRKLYWPRGKGWGGSSSINGMIYIRGHARDYDQWRQTGLAGWGYDDVLPYFKKSERYDEGDDEYHGREGPLGVTNSRMEDAVYSQFVEAGVAAGYPTTDDFNGDQQEGLGPYQRTIADGERFSAARAYLHPIAGKRDNLAILSTGLVTKILVEDKRATGVEAVSGKGREKRIIKARREIIVCAGTVQSPQLLMLSGIGDPEDLKAQGIEVTHASPQVGKNLQDHLDVVVVHEMTQKLSAHSKQAGLKKLVVALDFLARRKGAGTDNFLQTGAFLKSREGLDRPDIQLHLVNAIMIEHGFQEVKRDGFTVHACQLRPESRGEIGLKSADPFAAPRIDPNYLDSDEDKRVMRQSVKMMRAICRQAALDPLRGPELVPGEDITTDDDIDRHIREAAETIYHPVGTVRMGADSDSPLDGSLKMRGMDGLRVIDASVMPTLIGGNTNAPVIMIAEKIAAEMG